GCGGAGCTCCTTGGTGGTGAACCGCGCCTGGGAGGGGCCCCGCCTGCCCGCCATGTGCACCTCGCGCACCCGGCTGTCCGCCAGCACGCCGAGCGCGGGCTGCGGCACATCGGTGGGCCGCAGCTCATCGGCCCCCCGGGCGAGGATCCGCGCCACGTCGACCGCCACATTGCCGACGCCGATCACGACGACCGAACGGGCGCGCAGCGCGAAGAGGCCGGCGGCCGCATCCGGGTGGGCGCTGTACCAGGAGACGAACTCGGTCGCCGAGTGGCTGCCGGGCAGCTCCTCGCCGGGGATGCCCAGCGGGCGGTCCGCGGCAGCTCCGACGCAGTAGACGACCGCGTCGTAGAGCTCGGCCAGCCGCCCGGGTGGCACTCCGTCCCCGCCGACGGCGACATTGCCGACGAAGGTGACGCGCTCGTGCTCCAGGACGGCCCGCAGGCTCTGCTGCAGCGACTTGATCTTCTCGTGGTCCGGTGCGACGCCGTACCGCACGAGTCCGTACGGACAGGGCAGCCGGTCCAGGACATGGACCCTCACATCGGGCACCAGGGTCTGGGCCACCAGGGCCTGGGCGGTGTAGATCCCGCTGGGGCCGGAGCCGACGACGGCGACACGAAGCACGGCGCACCTCTTCCCTGAGGGTGTCTCCAGCATCGCACCGGCGAGCCCGGCGGGGGAGAGGCGCGCCCCGTGCTCTTGGCAGCCGTGCGTCCGGCAGGGGCCTTCGGGGGCCGTCGGCTCTCAGGAGGAGAGCGCGCGCATCCGGTTGATCTCGGTGGTCTGCTGGGCCACCACATCACCGGCCATCTCCTCGACCTGCACGTTGTTCCCCTCCGAGAGGACGTCGGTCGCCATGGTGACCGCCCCCTGGTGGTGCGTGATCATCAGCTTGAGGAACAACTGGTCGAAGGCCGTCCCCTTCGCGGCCCTGAGCTTCTCCAGCTGGCCGGCCGTCGCCATGCCGGGCATCGCGGTGTGGTCGTGCGTGCCGGACTGCCGGGTCCGGCCGTGACGGCTGAGCCATCCCTCCATCGCGCCGATCTCGGGCTTCTGGGCGGCGGTGACGCGTTCGGCGAGCCTCTTGACCGTGGCCGAGCGGGAGCGGGTGGGAACGAGTTCCGTCAACTCCAGCGCCTGCGCGTGGTGCTGGATCATCATCTGCACATACCGGATGTCCGCCGAGTTGGGGGTGTCCAACCCGGCCTCCTTGACGGCCTCCGAGGGGGAGAGCGTCCGTGCGGGTTCGCCCGGTTTCCCGGGTGCCACGACCGAACCGGCCTGGTGTGCACCGGACTTCGAGTCGCTGTCAGCACTGCCCGCGTCGCAGCCGGCCGAGGTGAGCACGGCTGCCACGACGGCCGCACCGAGGGCGAATCCGCGGAACCGCAGGGTCTGACGACGAATCAACAAAGCGACCTCCGTTGATACAGGAGTGGTTGCGCTCTGTCCTAGCACGTCAACGCACAGCTTTGATCAAAAACTTTCGTTACGTCTCTGTTGCCATCTGTTGAGATGCCCATGGCAAGGACGATACTGCCGGAGTCCGTGAACCGGTCAACTACATACGGATCCATGGGAGGACGCAGTGACCTCGTTGCACACCACCCCGGTGCGGCGCAGACGTCTGGGCGTGGCGGCAGCCGCCGCCGGGCTCTTCGCCACTCTGCTGATGGCCGGGCCCGCGGCCGCGACACCCGACCCCGGTGACGCGACCGCGAGCCGAACCGATGTCTCCGCGAGCCAGGAGGCGGAGGCGGCCGCCGCGATCACGAGCGGTGAGATACCCGGAGTGGACGAGATCGTCCACAGCCGGAACATCACCCACCTGGCCAATGTCCCCAAGGACGCGCTCCAGGGGCTGAACACGGACCTGGCCTTCCAGGGGAAGTACGCCTTCGCCGGAAACTACGACGGCTTCCGGATCTTCGACATCAGCAATCCGAAGTCACCTCGCACGATCGCCCAGGTGCTGTGTCCCGGATCGCAGAACGACATCTCCGTCTCCGGGAACCTGCTGTTCCTGTCCACGGACTCCTCGCGCAGTGACAACTCGTGCACCAGCACCACCCAGCCTGCCACGGAGAAGTCGTCCTGGGAGGGCATGAAGGTCTTCGACATCAGCGACAAGCGCAATCCGAAGTACGTCGCCGCCGTCGAGACCTCGTGCGGATCGCACACCCACACGCTGGTTCCCGAGCGCAGCAACGTCTACGTGTACGTCTCCTCGTACTCGCCGAATGACACGTTCCCCGACTGCCAGCCGCCGCACGACGGGATCTCCGTCATCAAGGTGCCGCGCAAGGCACCCGAAGAGGCCCGCATCGTGAACTTCCCGGTCCTCTTCCCGGACGGCGGGAACCCGGGCGGTCCCACCAACCCGGGCGTCAGCAAGACGACGGGCTGCCACGACATCACCGTGCTGCCGTCCAAGGACCTGGCCGCCGGTGCCTGCATGGGGGACGGTCTGCTGTTCTCCATCAAGGACCCGGAGAACCCGAAGATCATCGACCGGGTGCAGGACAACGTGAACTTCGCGTTCTGGCACTCCGCCACGTTCAACCAGCGGGCGGACAAGGTGGTGTTCACCGATGAGCTCGGCGGCGGTGGCGCGGCGACCTGCAACGAGGAGGTCGGTCCGAAGCGCGGCGCCGACGGCATCTACGACATCGTCGGCAAGGGCGACCAGCGCAAGCTCGTCTTCCGCAGCTACTTCAAGATCGACCGTCCGCAGGCCGACACCGAGGTCTGTGTCGCCCACAACGGCTCGATCATCCCGGTCAAGGGCCGCGACCTGATGGTCCAGGCCTGGTACCAGGGCGGTGTCTCGGTGTGGGACTTCACCGACTCCTCCCACCCGAAGGAGATCGGCTTCTTCGAGCGCGGCCCCGTCAGTACCGACGAGGTCACCACGGCCGGTCCGTGGTCGGCGTACTACTACAACGGCTACATCTACTCCAACGACATCGCCAAGGGCTTCGACGTCCTGAAGATCGACGACCGGCGGACCGACCCGGCGAAGCGGGTGCGGACGGACGAGCTCAATGTCCAGACGCAGCCCGACTACTTCGACCGCTGAGTTCTCCGAGTCCGCCGTACCCACAGGCGGCCGGTCGCTGAAGGTGGCGGCCGACCGCCCGCCGGGCCGTGCGGCCGGTCCCGTTCCCGGGTCTCCGCCCGGCGGGACCGGCTTCCGCACGGCGGTGCGTTCATTGACCGATCCGCCGCGCCGGGACATGCTGTACCCCCGCGCGGGCCGGCTCTCGTACGCAGTCCGTCACGCGGTCCTCGGCCGGGGCTGCCGGCCGGGGTGACCGGCTGGTTCCGGCGACGCAGGGGATCGCCGGAATCAGACGTCTCAGGCGGCCTCGTACCGGTGCGCCCGGCCGCCCCGCCATTCGACCCATTCGGGGCTGTCCAGGATCCGCTCGGGGTCGTCCAGCCCCGCACCCTCCAGGAACACGATCACATCGTGATCCGAGTGCGCGAGGCCGAGAATCTGGACCCGCCCGTCACGCTGCACGGTGACGCGCCGGCCGCCGGAGGGGGACGGCCGGAAGATCACGATCGGGGGAGAAGCCATGCCTCCAGGGTGCGACGTGCCGACGGCCGCCGCACAGCGAACCGGAAACCCGGTGCCGCAGCAGATCGGGGGCGTACCGAGCCTGTGCCGGCCGATGTACCGCGGGCAGCTCGGACGGCTGAGGCGGCTCAGGCGGCGGACCTGGTGTTGCCGCCGGTGGCTGCCGCCCACTCGACCAGCAGCCGCTGGTACTCCTCCTCGTCCTCAGGGGACAGGCATCCGCCCGAGCGCTGCCACAGGTCGCGAATGTCTTCATTCACCACTGCGGCGGAACGCGCGGAACCGGACGGGCACGGAGTCGGGGACATGGTTACCAGGCTAAGGCCCCGATGTGACAATCCGACCCATGGCGCGTCAGGGACATCTCTCACATGTCTCTCAGGCAACGTCTGAGGCCAGTCCGAGCTCCCGCAGTCCGTCCGGCCGCTCATTCACCGGCACATGCTGCACGAAACGCACCTCGCAGCCCAGCGCAGCCGCCCCGGCGTCCGCGTGCCGGTCGTCGCCGACCATCACCACATCGGTCGGATGCTGTCCCAGAAGTGTGCAGGCCGTGTGGAAGAGGCGTGCGTCCGGCTTGTGGATTCCGTGCTCGAAGGACAGTACGTACGCCTCCACATAGGCGTCCAGACCGTGCGCCCGGAAGACCGGCCTCAGGTCCCACCCGATGTTGCTCACCACGCCGATCGCGATGCCCCGGTCGTGCAGTGAGGCGAGTACCTCCGCGGCGTCCGGATACGGACGCCAGGCGGCCGGGGTCCGGTGCCGGTCGTACAGGGCGTCGTAGAGCCCCGGATCCGGCAGCTCCACCTGGCGGGCCAGTCCCGTGAACGCCTCGCGGTGCCGGTGCGCGCTCTCGTCCCGGGAGGCCCAGGCCGACGCCAGTCCTCCGGGCACCTGCTGCGGAGGAGGGCCGCCCGGCAGCGCGCCGGAGGCCTCCAGCTCCTGTACGTAGCGCTCGAAGTCGGCATCGTCCACGCTCACCTTCCGTTCGGCGAGGGTCGCGGCGAGCCAGGAACGGACGGATTCGATCCGGAAGAGCGTTCCGGAGAAGTCGAAGAGCACACCCTTGATCGGCATGGGCCCGATCCTTGCCGACCGGTGCGGGCGGGGCAAGGGCGCTTGTTCAGTCCCTTTCCTCAGGGCGGTGGCGGGAGGCGTACCGCTCGTATCCGGCCGCCGCGAAGGCGGTCAGGGCCGCCCCCAGCAGCCACCCGCCCAGTACGTCGGACGGCCAGTGCACGCCCAGGTAGAGCCGGGTCAGCCCGACGCCGACCACCGAGATTCCCGCAGCGGCCGACGCCGTCCGCCGGATCCAGGGGCGGGCGCCGGACCGGTGCAGGAGCCACAGCAGCAGACCGCAGCTCACGACGGCCGTCATCGCGTGCCCGGAGGGGAACGCCGCGTAGTGGGCGGAGTCCACCGGGTCGGGCCACCGGGGGCGCTCCCGGCCGACGGCGGCCTTGACGCCCTGCTGGAGAAGGCTGGAGACCAGACTCGTCACCGCCACCCAGGCCGCGAGCATCCGGGCCCCGCGGCGCCACA
This genomic interval from Streptomyces sp. NBC_00464 contains the following:
- a CDS encoding DUF305 domain-containing protein encodes the protein MLIRRQTLRFRGFALGAAVVAAVLTSAGCDAGSADSDSKSGAHQAGSVVAPGKPGEPARTLSPSEAVKEAGLDTPNSADIRYVQMMIQHHAQALELTELVPTRSRSATVKRLAERVTAAQKPEIGAMEGWLSRHGRTRQSGTHDHTAMPGMATAGQLEKLRAAKGTAFDQLFLKLMITHHQGAVTMATDVLSEGNNVQVEEMAGDVVAQQTTEINRMRALSS
- a CDS encoding LVIVD repeat-containing protein, translating into MTSLHTTPVRRRRLGVAAAAAGLFATLLMAGPAAATPDPGDATASRTDVSASQEAEAAAAITSGEIPGVDEIVHSRNITHLANVPKDALQGLNTDLAFQGKYAFAGNYDGFRIFDISNPKSPRTIAQVLCPGSQNDISVSGNLLFLSTDSSRSDNSCTSTTQPATEKSSWEGMKVFDISDKRNPKYVAAVETSCGSHTHTLVPERSNVYVYVSSYSPNDTFPDCQPPHDGISVIKVPRKAPEEARIVNFPVLFPDGGNPGGPTNPGVSKTTGCHDITVLPSKDLAAGACMGDGLLFSIKDPENPKIIDRVQDNVNFAFWHSATFNQRADKVVFTDELGGGGAATCNEEVGPKRGADGIYDIVGKGDQRKLVFRSYFKIDRPQADTEVCVAHNGSIIPVKGRDLMVQAWYQGGVSVWDFTDSSHPKEIGFFERGPVSTDEVTTAGPWSAYYYNGYIYSNDIAKGFDVLKIDDRRTDPAKRVRTDELNVQTQPDYFDR
- a CDS encoding HAD family hydrolase is translated as MPIKGVLFDFSGTLFRIESVRSWLAATLAERKVSVDDADFERYVQELEASGALPGGPPPQQVPGGLASAWASRDESAHRHREAFTGLARQVELPDPGLYDALYDRHRTPAAWRPYPDAAEVLASLHDRGIAIGVVSNIGWDLRPVFRAHGLDAYVEAYVLSFEHGIHKPDARLFHTACTLLGQHPTDVVMVGDDRHADAGAAALGCEVRFVQHVPVNERPDGLRELGLASDVA
- a CDS encoding phosphatase PAP2 family protein; this encodes MHSPPLSPAHRTRTPSPAPWAGAVCGVLALALLGLVAARWSPLMRLDRDIAEALHRRAVTEPGLVHVNRLLTDWLWDPWTMRALIAVAVVVLWRRGARMLAAWVAVTSLVSSLLQQGVKAAVGRERPRWPDPVDSAHYAAFPSGHAMTAVVSCGLLLWLLHRSGARPWIRRTASAAAGISVVGVGLTRLYLGVHWPSDVLGGWLLGAALTAFAAAGYERYASRHRPEERD